CTATTAAATATTATTCCGCAGAATTATTTTAACAGCTGTTTGGTTCTCCACAGCATTTTGATATGTAACTTATTTTTAACATACATCTCTCCTTGTGagatatttttagtattttcttttaacattattATAAGCAAGGTTTTAATGACCATCACATATAAATATTAGCATTTCTCAAAGTAAAACCATgataatagaataaaatgttaaatattcaaTTGTTAACAATTCAATGTTAAGTATCAGGTAAATGTTAAGTACCTGAACAGGTAACACTGAGTCTATGAATATTTTCAGTCAGTCCTTCATTTATAAGCACTTGTGATTCTGTGGTTTAGAGTTTCATCCTGCATAAGGTTCATTTATGAGACAACATCCACCAGGACTACATCTGATCAAAGTGAGTGTGATAATAGGTGTTGACGTAACACATGCTTTGCTTTGTGTGAGATAACTATATTAGGATCAGCCTGGGGTACAAAAAGCAATGCAGTTTAGAAATAGGCAATATTTTGATTACAGATTAGAAAGATAGCAATGTTTTCAGCAATATAGTGCAAGTGTTTTGAAGTTTAGTAAAATCTCATTCTAGAAAGTCAGCGATTGACTAAGAAAAATTTTACTTAAGAAATATGAGCTATTGAAACAATggtcttattattttaagaacattGAGAAGCAATATACCAAGATAATAGGGTACAATGTTTAAGAGCCAGACTGTGGAACTGGGCTGCCTGGGCTGCCTGTTACTACTAGAAATTGACTATGCTGATCTTGGTCATTTCACTtgctgctgtggtctgaatgtttgtgtcctggcaaaattcttatgttgataCCTAATCCTCAATGCAATAGTAATAAAAGGTACACCCACCTTTTATTACATGACCCTTTaggggtcatgagggtggaactcTTACAAAAGGGATTAGTGTCCTTGTAAAAGAGGCTTGAGGGAGCTTTTTTGCCCCTTCCATCATGTGAAGACACATAGAAGTCACCATCTATGAGAAacaggccctcatcagacactgaatctactggtgccttgatcttaaaCCTCCCAGCCTCTTGAACTATGAGTGATAAActtatgttgtttataaattactcagtctaaggTATTCTTTAGAGCAGCCtcaatggactaagacacttaCTTTTACtagtgcctcaatttcctccatCATGTGAAAGGGGATAGTGCCAACTTCAGTAACTTGCTGAAGGTAATAAATAACTTTGTTAGCACGAGGCACTTAGAATTGTGTCTGACTCATTACAACCCATATGTAAATGCCAGGTATTATCATGAGTGTCAAGATACAAAATTTCTCTGGCATTGAGAGGATCAGCTATGATTGATTTAGCCCTTCCAGGACAAAGATAATGGTTAAACATTGTGGCACTATTCTACTTCCTTTTTTGCTAATTATACAAAACCTATTCTGAAAGGCACATTTCATCGCCTGCTCAGAGGCTCCAGTTGGCGGCCAAGAGTACATCTCCTTTCAAATAGCTGGATTAGGTCATCATGCTGCTGTGGTCATTGCTGGTCATCTTTGGTGAGTTCAATAATTTGACTGAGAAGTGAGGTGGCAGCAGAATGAGGTCTACCGCTCCCGAAAGGTCGGAGGTTTTATCAGAGCCCCGGGACTGGTGGGGATGCTTAGGTTCTGCCTGCAGCTTGGGCTTCAGAGGCAGATGCAAAGAAGTAGGCTGAGGACAGTGAAATTGCAGCACATCCATTAAGCATTAAGCACAATGCTTAATGTTCAAGGTGGACCACTTTACCATTTGCTGGTCATGAATTGCTATTTTGGTATCTTAGATCTCATTGAGTAATATAATATTCTCATAgtaaaatgttcataatattAGCATTTAGCACTGCCCTTCTCCTCCATGAACACCGATTATTCAATTGTTGTCTATAAGATTTGGGTTCAGCAGATGCATTGAGACCCCTTGCTAATATTCCTCTGTTTAATCGTGGACGACGAGGGAGATGACAGCTGCTGCTAGAAAGTAAgattcctggctgggtgcggaggctcatacctataatccaagcaccttgggaggccaaggcgggtggatcacctgaggtcaggagttcgagaccaccctagccatcatggtgaaacctcatctctactagaaatacaaaaattagccgggcgtggtgataggcaccagtaattccagctactcgggaagctgaggcaggagaattgcttgaacctgggaggtggaagttgtggtgagccaagattgtaccattgtactacagcctgggtgagagagtaaaTAAGATCCCTTTCTCTATGCTGTgtaagcactaaataaatatttgttattggaATAAAAGGGCCCTAACATGAAATATGGCCATAGGAAAGAGACTGATTTATTGATTTCTTGGAACTCTCACAGTGTATGTTTCCTGATGAGCCCTTTGTGATCATGTTGTCATGTCTATCTACTACTTGAAAAGTCTGAGTGTGAGACAGAGTGGTGGGGATGGtggaaggaaaatgaaatcaaGGAGAGTCACTAAATATCCAATGTGGGTATTCTCGACAATCCCTTTAGTCAAGCGTTGGGTTTGCAACTTGCCTTGTGACTACAATTAATGAGTTAGATATGTGCTCGAAGGAGATTGAATTATTAGTAATGAGAGatcagggaaatagaaaagaaaggaaaaatggaaagaagttttttagCAATTTACCACAGTaatgtaaatttataaattatgagGGCAAATGCTGTGTGCTAATCTCTGGCTCTTGATCTCCTCACAGCTGCAGTCACTGAACAGGCAGGTGAGTCCTCCTTGTCTTTGTTGTTCTTGGTCTCTGACATATCAGTCACACAGCTGCCCCAGGATTCTATAGAGATGGCTCTGGAAAGCCTGTGAAGATGTCCTAATATGACTGCCCTCTAGGCTGACATATTCTGAGGTCATGCAATCTGTTTCCAACACCGCTTGCACGTCTGGGTGACCAGGTACCACCTAGCCTTCTCAAGACCCTGCATGCTTGCCTCTTCTTTAAAAGCCTGGTTTTAAGAAGGGCAGTAACATCTGAAAGAAAGCATGCAGATTGAAGAAAAGAACAATTTGGAGAGAACTACTTTCCTGCCTATAGGACTGTAATACCTCATTATTGTCTGGCTGAATGCTGAATGTTTTCACAGTTCTTAAAACAGTTATTTATAGAGGAATATGTCAGAAATACAAACTTCTGCAGAGCCAGAATAAACATGTGTCCTCATTGCTTCTCTAGCTCTAGCTCTATCTCAGGAGTCAGCAAGCTTTTCCTGTAAAAGGCAAGAGAGTAAATAGGCTAAGCTTTTCAGGTGTGTGCCATAACTACTCAATGCCATTGCTGTGGTAGCAGGAAAACAACCATAGaccatatgtaaatgaatgaggaTGTCAGTGttccaataacattttatttaccaaaacagTGTTGGCCAGCTCACAGGCCACaatttgccaacccctgctctaGAATTAGtatttagttttgatttttaaaaaatacatgtattactGTTCTAATCATAAAGAGTGAAATAAAGctaattttatttcactctttCTGAGTTAAATCTGTGCtcagtgaagaaagtcaatgggaAAAATATTCTATTCTATATACAGAATCTTCACATGAGCTAAGACAAAATCTAAAGAAAGGGAGAATTGTTCCCTTGCCCATTGAATGCTGGCTACCAAGTGGAAGGGGCTCTTTTTGCTCTAAGGAACAGTGTGGGGAAAAGCAGATCCCGGTCTCACCTTGAATGGAACAAGAGTGTCCAGGGAGACATTCAGGGGTCCTACCTGGAGCTTGCTCAGGAGAAAGTTTGGTCTCTTGCATTCATTCAGTCCCACATACGGTCCCGGAGTCCCACCCTGTGATACCCATCACTCCACTATCTGTCTGGATGGAAATTAGAGGAAACCTTTATTAATACTCAGGAAGTTTCTGACCATTAGTGGAATCATGCCAAGGCGGCAGGCTCCCTGAAGTGAATCACCTACAACCGTTCAGAGAACAGGGAAACAGCcacttcattctctttcctttcctttagcaagagtttctcagaaaactgagaTGTtcttcagaagtttgagatcttttctttttaaagagagtAAGAGAGAACTTAGTTCAGCATGATGTACTGGAAAGAGCAGGACTTATATAGCCAGAAAGAACAAACTGAAATCATGGCTTTGCTACATATCTGCTATGCAGGCTGGGGCAGTCACTTGGCCTCTGAACCCCAGTCTTGTCTCCAGAGAAAAGTTTCTGGTCTGTTGAGAAATACACTCCCTTCCAAGGTTTGAACATGCTTTTCAGCAGAGCAGCTGAAAAGGTCTTTCTGTCCCCATCCATTGCCTCAACGCAGTCTTCTATCCCATTTCCTCTTTTCAGCCCCACCTATACACTGCACTTACCACCTGCGACCTTGCCCTCACATGCAAAGCTCTGAGAAAtaacatttgctttttgtttttgctgttgctCTGGTAAAGATATTTTTCACTGAAATACTTGTGAAAAAACTCTTCAGTCCTGTACATCTTGCTCTGAGTTAAATCTTTGTGCTCCTATTTACTTGCTCTACAGAGAACTTCTCTGTTCTCCCAGCCCCCTACCATTGTCCCTCCACTGCAGTTCTCCTCTGTACTCTCTGGGGGTCAGCATGATTCTATTGGGCACCTCTGCAGGTAGAGCCACTCTCAGCCAGTTGCTGGAGGATTTGGAACTCCCTGAGGATGAACAAGTCAGCTTTGAGACTTGTTGCCCTCCCTTTCTAGGGCCTCTGACTCCTTGCACTCTGCTAATGGTGCACACAGATTAGAACTCTTGAGGTTGCACCACAATGACAGCCAGTGTAGAGCCAGCACTCTTCTGCTGAGGCCTCCAAACTGCCAGGTGGTTGGCATCGGAGCAGTCACAGTCATGCTAGAAGCAAGTGGATACAAACTCTCACACAAACCCTATTCTGACTCTTTGGGGTTCCCTGATATGAAACTATGGACCAACTTATGTCTACCCCATAGGTAGGACATCACTCTCAGGGGGTTTGACTTCAAGTCACCTTCATTTATTCAGTATCCCCGAGTCCACCCCATCTCACAGACCTGAAACCCATTATTTTAGTTGCTCTTGAAGTGCAGTTATGATGTCCTCTTATTCCTCCTCAGCCATCATTAGCTTCTGCAACAAAGACATCCCCCGCTACGGTTGTGAAGATTTGTGGCTCACTGAGTGGTCCATAAATGCCAGCACCATTGTGTGCTGCTCTCACAGAATCCTTAAGGCAGCCTGATGAGAGGCAAATACTCTTTGTTGTTCCATCTCTTAGATGAGAAACTGTAACTGAACACAGGTCCAGCTGCTCACTGCTTGCAAAGTCCAATGAATAAGAGAGAGATCTGGTAGaaagaaagtgactttttaaTTCCAAAACTCAGCTGAGGGGAAGTAGTACAGGCTTCTGCCTTGAGGGTACCACTTCTACTTCTGGGGCAGAAGGCAAGGGCTTTTAAAGGGGGACTTGGTGTGAACAGCAtgcagaggagggagagaggtggTGCCAGTCTACGTGACTTGCTTTGTATGTCATCTGTCAAGTGATTTGGCTGGCACCAGTGTGGGCAGAACTAGGTTGTAAATTGAAGCAAGCTTCTGGTGGGAGAGTTCTAGAGGCACCTGGTTCGAGTTTCTGTCTCTGGAACCTCTGAAGTAAACACATAGCTAGATACGCGTTCAGTGCAAGGAGTGGATGATGGAGAGAAGGTAAAAATTATAATTGCatgaaaaaggtaaaaatacttctttttcttttcttagaaaaataggATACTTGGTTACAAAACCAAGGTCCAAAGAATAAAGTGCTTTGTCCAGTATCACACAGCCAATAATAGTAGACTTGGATTCAAAACAGTGTGATCTGGCTCTTCACCATTAGGTTAAAGGTTGTGAGAACTGAAATCAAGCAGTATCTCCTGGTGGTGATGATGACTCTTTCTGGCTGCATCTTCACTTCCAGGCCTCCGAGCTTTAGCATCTCTCCCCAGCGGATTCCTCTCAGAGCTGCAAGTCGGCTCACCCTGCTGCTCCCACTTGCTGGTCTGCCATTATGGACTCAGGATCATCCGCTCCTCACTGCTCTGCATCCTCTGGCTTGCTCTTGGGGCAGTCTGCCTCTTACCAAGCAGTTTGAGGATATGAATAATTCCTAAAGACCAActcaaggtctcactttgtcagcGGCAGCCAGAGCCAGTGAGGCTGCCTGTCATGCCCTTTTCAACAGCATCATTAATCATAACTCCTCTTCCTATCCCCAGAGGTGTTCTCCACAGGAATATTTCCTGTTTGTGGAGGAAGACTGTACCAGTGGTTTAAGAGTTGGCTTGATCCCAAGTCCCACGGTGGAGTTTCCATGAGATCTAGTATCCATTTGCAAAGGAGGGCACAAGTCTTGAATTAAGTTAATTGTTTCTCCAACCCACCTTTTCTGCCCTTctaattatacacacacacacacacacacacacacacacacacacacacacacacacaaaatcagatTGTTCCCCAATGTCCAACAGGTAATTCTGGTTCTGTTGAAATAGCCAGTAGCAAACCATATATTTTGCCAAAAATTATACTTCCAAATGCCACAGATTTCCTGTGGTTTTTTAGCTGTAGCTCTGCAGTAGTATTTTATGAATCATCACATCTCTTATGTTATTGACTTCTGCTTCCTTCTACTACACATCTGACAGTCATGATACAATCGAGTAGTGATAAGGAAGATTTTTATTTGAGATATAACTTAATTCCTTACTTTGTGGCCAGAATCCTCTACTACAATCATAAAATATCATGATGTCATAGACACAAAACATAGTCTGGTaccataaataaatgaagtggcAGGGTCAAAATTAGAGAACCTGTGATCAATCTGAGGAAAGCAACCTCTGGGGAGGACATTTGTCTTTGGCAatagcttttttctttatatgatCCTTCTCTAGGAACTGAGCCTTGGATTAAAAATAATCTCTACTTCTCTGAATGGATGAGAAAAATTTTCTGAAGGCATTTGAGTAGAAAATTCGAGTAGATAATTAAAGATACTGGATCTTATTCCAGTAACTGGCTTATTCCCAATAATCCACACTACTTGATGGTTTTTATTTGGTGAGGCAAGGAGAAGGCATGGGACCTGAATTTATAACACAGTGTAGAGTTCTGAGGGCTGGATGAAGGCACGGGGCATGAGAAAATGAAGGGCCCACTGAGGGCAATGGTTTCCCTGTGTGGTGTCACTGATGGAGAAGGCTGAAGATGAGGAGTTTGTCAGAACACTCCTTCATGAACATTAAAAAACCATGTTTACCTTGACACCCCTGcaatagactgaatgtttgtatcttcctaaaattcatatgttgaaaccctaatcccagtgtgatggtatttgtaGGTGGTGCCTTTGGGAGGTAATAAGACCgtgagggtggaaccctcatgaataGGACTAACACTTTTATAAGAAGAGGCCAGAGAGTTAGCTGATTCTTTTTCCACCATGTGAGTGTAGAGCGAAAAGTTGGCAGTCTGCAGCCTAGAAGATGGCCATCACCACAACCTGACAATGCTGGAACCCTGACCTCAGACtttcaacctccagaactgtgagaaataaatctctgttactgataagccactcagtttgtggaaTTTTGTGATAGCAGTACAAGCTAAGATATCCCCTCAGGAAACATGGGATGAAACTCTCAGTTATTAAGGCATGGATTGGAACCTCCACCTTATCTAAAGAAGTAGAGGCTATGCCTGAGACCACCTCACTGCCAATGGAGTCTGTCTGGGTTTTCTgcaaaaattaagttttttttcaAATCCAGTTTCCCTCCTTCTCTTGCAGATTCGTTGACCCTTGTGGCGCCCTCTTCTGTCTTCGAAGGAGACAGCATAGTTCTGAAATGCCAGGGAGAACAGAACTGGAAAATTCGGAAGATGACTTACCACAAGGATAACAAAGAGTTATCTGTTTTCGAAAAAGTCTCAGATTTCCTTATCCAAAGTGCAGTTTTAAGTGACAGTGGTAACTATTTCTGTAGTACCAAAGGAAACATCTTTTTGCGGGATAAACGTTCAGATATAGTAAAGATAAAAGTCCAAGGTAAAACCCTCACTTCTGTGGGATGGGCTGGGTAAGAGACCATGGCAGCAAGCAGGGTGGGTACTTGGTAGGGGAAAGTTGCTCATGGGCCAGATATAGACGGGAGTGCTTGTGGTTCGACCATCATGGGAGCCATGATGGGTGAGAGGTGTCTGGCTCTGAATGTCCAGTTTGCTGGGGTTGCTTCTTACCAGGGGCTTTTCAGCAGGAATCTTAGCTCTCACTGCTTTGGGGACTATTGTGATCTGTCTCTCTAGAGCTCTTTCAACACCCTGTGCTgacagccagctccttccagcccATCGAAGGGGGTCCAGTGAGCCTGAAATGTGAGACCCAGCTCTCTCCACAGAGGTTGGATGTTCAACTCCAGTTCTGCTTCTTCAGAGAAAATCAGGTCCTGGGGTCAAGATGGAGCAGCTCCCCGGAGCTCCAGATTCCTGCCATGTGGAGTGAAGACACAGGGTCTTACTGGTGTGAGGCAGAAACGGTGACTCACAGGATCAGAAAACAGAGCCTCCGATCCCAGATTCATGTGCAAAGCAAGTATCAGTGAAGCTGAGCCTGGAGAAAAAAGATAGGAGTGCTGTAGCTTGAGCTTGAACTACtagtctttttgtttctttgttcaaCTCCTGTCCTTAAGGAAAGTGAAAATTAAGCTAGAAAACCCCTCCAGATTGCTCCTGGCTTCCTCCTGCATAAGAATCAGAAACGGACTAAGCCCtttataatctttcttttttgttgttagttAAGTAATATTCATTGATCAAGCCTTCATTGATCACTGACTGTATGCCTTGGCATCTAGTAGTGGGTGGGGCACTTCAAAAGGCAAACCACCTGCTGTCTAATGGCTCTCCAAATGTCTCCACATGATGAGATTGCAGCACAAATTGACTTACTAGAAGACAATGTGGtgctacatatatacatatgtatacatatatatgtatacatatatatgtatatataaagggtgGTTTGCCTTTTGAAGTGCCCCACCCACTACTAAATGCCAAGGCATACAGTCAGTGATCAATGAAGGTTTGATCAGTGAATATtacttaacaacaaaaaagaaagattacatgtatatatatatttatatatatataaacatatagtaCTACCTGAAGCATCAGGAAAAGCAGATGTGAATGAGCAGAGTGGTCAGAGGAGAAGTTGTATTTGGTTGAACCTTGAAATTCAGAATGATAGAGGAACTATTATTGGGACTGTTGGTTAGGAATAATGACTTTTCCAAGGCAGGACTGAAGATATCAGTGCCCCTCTATGTTCTGCGCAACAGATGTCTGTGACTCATCCAAAAAATTGAACAGTTTCCTGTCCCATGGAGTGGCAGATCCATCAcaaattctttaaatattactACCCATGAAATTGGCCAGGGTTAGGACATACAAATATCTTTATCCACATTCCTCAAGGATAATTGTTATAGATTCCCTACCTCCATGTGAATGCTTATGATGGATTATCTATACAATATCCACATTCCCACTCCTTGCATTAGAGAATGGAATCAGTCAAACTCTGTCGCCAGAGTTTCCCTTACAGTTCTCACCTGTTATCTTATATCCATCTAGGAATCCCCATCTCTAACGTAAGCTTGGAGACCCGGGCCCCCGGGGGACAGGTGACTGAAGGACAAAAACTGATCTTGCTCTGCTCAGTGACTGCGGGTACAGGAAACGTCACATTCTCCTGGTACAGAGAGGCCACAGGAACCAGTCTGGGAATGAAAACCCAGCATTCCTTGTCAGCAGAGCTGGAGATCCCAGCTGTGAAGGAGAGTGATGCCGGCAAATATTACTGTAGAGCTGACAACGGCCATGAGTCTATCCAGAGCAAAGTGGTGAATATCCCTGTGAGAAGTGAGTGATACTCTCATTCGTATTTTCCAGAAATTCCCAAACCAAGGTCATGGTACACAGAAGTTCTGAGGAAATTTCAGGAGGCCCCAGGGATTAGTGTTGTGGAGAACCAAAAGCAATTTGAAAATGGGTTACCCTTGCAGGTTAGACTGCTGACCTGTTTCTTTTTGTAGAAGGAAATATAAAGAGGGCTGTAATTGATTATGAAGCAAAAGCATTCTTGCACTCCTAAAATAGgataataaaatacctattaCATGAAACCTTTGGGCTCTGGGCCAGGGAGTATCATGGATCTAAAAGGTTCACAGTGGTAACAACCGGCTTCATTTTATGTCATCTCCTTCAGAGTGATTAGAGTGTTTCTAGCTTGCCGAAACTGCACCCAAAGGGAGACATTTGGAGCCATGTTATTGGTGATTTACTGGTGTGGAAAATTACCTGGTGGTGTAACCAAGTAGCCGTTTTCGTTCTAACCCAGTCCTATAGTCCTGAACTGGGCTGAACAAACATACCTAAATATAGGCTTAGAAATGCTCCTATGTATCAATTTTCCCAGGAACAACTATAATATTATAGAAATCTCACAATTATTTCCTAATAAAAAATTataggatacaaaaaaaaaaaaagaaatatgaagggaGCTGGATGGGCACAGGAAAACAATCAGATGAGAACAGCAGATGACCGTGTCTGTAGGCAGCACCCAGAACTAATATTCCCCTCAAACATCTAAATATATTGTTGAGAAAATTACCTCTAACTGTTTTAGTGGAAAAGTGAGAATGGAAAGTATGCAACAGCCACAGGGCCAGGCCCTTTGCTGAGCCTGCAGGATGGCAGTTTGTGAATCTATTGCAGCATCACAAATCTTTTCTGATAGCCCCTCTGTGTCTGTCAGTTCCAGTGTCTCGCCCCGTCCTCACCCTCAGGTCTCCTGGGGCCCAGACTGCAGTGGGAGACCTGCTGGAGCTTCACTGTGAGGCCCTGAGAGGCTCTCCCCCAATCCTGTACCGATTTTATCATGAGGATGTCACCCTGGGGAACAGCGCAGCCCCCTCTGGAAGGGGGGCCTCCTTCAACCTCTCTCTGACTGCAGAACATTCTGGAAACTACTCCTGTGAGGCTGACAATGGCCTGGGGGCCCACCACAGTGAGGCAGTGCCAGTCTCCATCTCAGGTGGGTGGGTGTTACCTGGATACAGAGTTTGGTGACAATGGCTGTGTCTCACCAGCCTGGAGATGTCTGCTGTGTGTGAAGAGGGGGAACGTGATCTCAGCGTCCAGTTGCTTCTCTTCTCCCCACACCAACCTGAAGAGTACAGACTCCACTTCAATGATCTCTTACATGAATTTGTATTTACCATCCCTATATAGCATTTATATGAA
This DNA window, taken from Macaca mulatta isolate MMU2019108-1 chromosome 1, T2T-MMU8v2.0, whole genome shotgun sequence, encodes the following:
- the FCRL2 gene encoding Fc receptor-like protein 2 isoform X2, with the translated sequence MLLWSLLVIFDSLTLVAPSSVFEGDSIVLKCQGEQNWKIRKMTYHKDNKELSVFEKVSDFLIQSAVLSDSGNYFCSTKGNIFLRDKRSDIVKIKVQELFQHPVLTASSFQPIEGGPVSLKCETQLSPQRLDVQLQFCFFRENQVLGSRWSSSPELQIPAMWSEDTGSYWCEAETVTHRIRKQSLRSQIHVQRIPISNVSLETRAPGGQVTEGQKLILLCSVTAGTGNVTFSWYREATGTSLGMKTQHSLSAELEIPAVKESDAGKYYCRADNGHESIQSKVVNIPVRIPVSRPVLTLRSPGAQTAVGDLLELHCEALRGSPPILYRFYHEDVTLGNSAAPSGRGASFNLSLTAEHSGNYSCEADNGLGAHHSEAVPVSISGPDGHRRDLMTAGILWGLFGVLVFIGVALLLYSLFQKISGESSATNEPRDYHAVNSLSHRGDCRLNPQEFTYSSPIPKTEELQPVYVNVGSVDMDVVYSQVWSIQQPESSANIRTLLENKDSQVIYSSVKKS
- the FCRL2 gene encoding Fc receptor-like protein 2 isoform X4, giving the protein MLLWSLLVIFAAVTEQADSLTLVAPSSVFEGDSIVLKCQGEQNWKIRKMTYHKDNKELSVFEKVSDFLIQSAVLSDSELFQHPVLTASSFQPIEGGPVSLKCETQLSPQRLDVQLQFCFFRENQVLGSRWSSSPELQIPAMWSEDTGSYWCEAETVTHRIRKQSLRSQIHVQRIPISNVSLETRAPGGQVTEGQKLILLCSVTAGTGNVTFSWYREATGTSLGMKTQHSLSAELEIPAVKESDAGKYYCRADNGHESIQSKVVNIPVRIPVSRPVLTLRSPGAQTAVGDLLELHCEALRGSPPILYRFYHEDVTLGNSAAPSGRGASFNLSLTAEHSGNYSCEADNGLGAHHSEAVPVSISGPDGHRRDLMTAGILWGLFGVLVFIGVALLLYSLFQKISGESSATNEPRDYHAVNSLSHRGDCRLNPQEFTYSSPIPKTEELQPVYVNVGSVDMDVVYSQVWSIQQPESSANIRTLLENKDSQVIYSSVKKS
- the FCRL2 gene encoding Fc receptor-like protein 2 isoform X1 gives rise to the protein MLLWSLLVIFAAVTEQADSLTLVAPSSVFEGDSIVLKCQGEQNWKIRKMTYHKDNKELSVFEKVSDFLIQSAVLSDSGNYFCSTKGNIFLRDKRSDIVKIKVQELFQHPVLTASSFQPIEGGPVSLKCETQLSPQRLDVQLQFCFFRENQVLGSRWSSSPELQIPAMWSEDTGSYWCEAETVTHRIRKQSLRSQIHVQRIPISNVSLETRAPGGQVTEGQKLILLCSVTAGTGNVTFSWYREATGTSLGMKTQHSLSAELEIPAVKESDAGKYYCRADNGHESIQSKVVNIPVRIPVSRPVLTLRSPGAQTAVGDLLELHCEALRGSPPILYRFYHEDVTLGNSAAPSGRGASFNLSLTAEHSGNYSCEADNGLGAHHSEAVPVSISGPDGHRRDLMTAGILWGLFGVLVFIGVALLLYSLFQKISGESSATNEPRDYHAVNSLSHRGDCRLNPQEFTYSSPIPKTEELQPVYVNVGSVDMDVVYSQVWSIQQPESSANIRTLLENKDSQVIYSSVKKS
- the FCRL2 gene encoding Fc receptor-like protein 2 isoform X3, with translation MLLWSLLVIFAAVTEQADSLTLVAPSSVFEGDSIVLKCQGEQNWKIRKMTYHKDNKELSVFEKVSDFLIQSAVLSDSGNYFCSTKGNIFLRDKRSDIVKIKVQELFQHPVLTASSFQPIEGGPVSLKCETQLSPQRLDVQLQFCFFRENQVLGSRWSSSPELQIPAMWSEDTGSYWCEAETVTHRIRKQSLRSQIHVQRIPISNVSLETRAPGGQVTEGQKLILLCSVTAGTGNVTFSWYREATGTSLGMKTQHSLSAELEIPAVKESDAGKYYCRADNGHESIQSKVVNIPVRIPVSRPVLTLRSPGAQTAVGDLLELHCEALRGSPPILYRFYHEDVTLGNSAAPSGRGASFNLSLTAEHSGNYSCEADNGLGAHHSEAVPVSISGPDGHRRDLMTAGILWGLFGVLVFIGVALLLYSLFQKISGESSATNEPRGDCRLNPQEFTYSSPIPKTEELQPVYVNVGSVDMDVVYSQVWSIQQPESSANIRTLLENKDSQVIYSSVKKS